The Pseudonocardia broussonetiae DNA segment AGCTACTCCATCGAGGTCGACGGCGCCGAGCGCACCGCCGAGTCGGTGATGGCCGAGCTGCGCCGCGACCCCAACTGCGCCGTCCCCGACGCCGCCGTCTTCCAGCGCCCCGACGGGACCGACGGACCGCTGAGCCTGGGCGACGAGTACGTCGTCCGCATCCCGGCGCCGTGGGACGGCCCGGTCCGCGTGATCGACGTGACGCCGCGCTCGTTCCGCCTGGCCACGCTGTGGGGGCACCTGGAGGCGGGCCAGATCCAGTTCCGGGCCGAGCCGCTGCCCGGCGGCGCGCTGCGGTTCGTCATCGAGTCCTGGGCCCGCGCGGGCGACCGCGCGTCGCACCTGCTCTACAACCGGCTGCCGCTGGCGAAGGAGATCCAGCTGACGGTGTGGACGCGCACCTGCAGCGCCGTCGCCGAGATGGTGGGCGGCACCGTCCGCGACGGCATCACCGTCCTCACCCGCGTCGTCGAGGAGGACGTGGCGGCGCGGCCGGGCCCCGGGGTCTGACCGGCCCTAGCCTGGGGC contains these protein-coding regions:
- a CDS encoding DUF1990 family protein produces the protein MFLLGRPAPGSRLQFVDHVLRWPYGIVNALRHRLPGGPVLHRTQIGGDAGDLPDPVPADLRDDRIQYVSDGVGPLMHRSYSIEVDGAERTAESVMAELRRDPNCAVPDAAVFQRPDGTDGPLSLGDEYVVRIPAPWDGPVRVIDVTPRSFRLATLWGHLEAGQIQFRAEPLPGGALRFVIESWARAGDRASHLLYNRLPLAKEIQLTVWTRTCSAVAEMVGGTVRDGITVLTRVVEEDVAARPGPGV